One Amycolatopsis sp. NBC_00355 genomic window carries:
- the gcvP gene encoding aminomethyl-transferring glycine dehydrogenase, with protein MEPSLASLEQGIPFADRHIGPGPDELRHILDVIGVASLDELAERVVPESLRASAEPLDLPPAATEAQALAELRALAARNRPMAQMIGLGYHDTVTPPVIRRNVLENPAWYTAYTPYQPEISQGRLEALLNFQTMIADLTGLPVANASLLDEATAAAEAMTLVRRAGKSASHRFVVDEDTLPQTLAVLRTRAEPLGIELVVEDLSQGLTGLGLGGDFFGILLAYPGASGAVREFDFTIADAKKHGAAVIVAADPLALTLLRPPGELGADVAIGSTQRFGVPLGFGGPHAAYLAVRRGLERQLPGRLVGVAKDADGAPAYRLALQTREQHIRREKATSNICTAQVLLAVMASMYAVYHGPDGLRGIALRAHRMATVLAAGLCEGGVEVVHGEFFDTITAAVPGRAAEVVATARDLGLNLRRIDDDHVGVACDETTTRERLSLVWKAFGVSVSDVDGLDEDTADALPAPLRRTSGFLTHPVFHAHRSETALLRYLRELSDKDVALDRSMIPLGSCTMKLNATAEMEPVTWPEFAGLHPFAPADDAAGLLTVVADLEAWLARITGYDAVSLQPNAGSQGEFAGLLAIRAYHRSRGEGERDVCLIPASAHGTNAASAVMAGTRVVVVRCDDGGNIDLGHLKSTVDEHRADLAAVMITYPSTHGVYEDTVGEVCALVHDAGGQVYVDGANLNALIGVAQYGRFGADVSHLNLHKTFCVPHGGGGPGVGPIGVRAHLAPFLPNHPLQPAAGPATGVGPVSAAPWGSASILPISWAYIRMMGASGLRRATLVAVANANYVARRLAGHYPVLYAGHEGLVAHECVLDLRPLTKATGVTVDDVAKRLADYGLHAPTMSFPVPGTLMVEPTESEDLAELDRFCAAMIAIRAEIDRVAAGEWPLADSPLRHAPHTARCVAGEWDRPYSRETAVFPAGVGAAKIWPPVRRIDGAAGDRNLVCSCPPPEAFA; from the coding sequence GTGGAGCCGTCACTCGCCTCTCTGGAACAGGGCATTCCCTTCGCTGACCGGCACATCGGGCCCGGTCCGGACGAACTCCGCCACATCCTCGACGTCATCGGCGTCGCCTCCCTCGACGAACTCGCCGAGCGGGTCGTTCCCGAGTCGCTGCGCGCGTCCGCCGAGCCTCTCGACCTGCCGCCCGCGGCTACCGAAGCCCAGGCGCTCGCCGAACTGCGGGCGCTGGCCGCGCGGAACCGGCCGATGGCCCAGATGATCGGCCTCGGCTACCACGACACCGTGACCCCGCCGGTGATCCGCCGCAACGTGCTCGAGAACCCGGCTTGGTACACCGCCTACACGCCCTACCAGCCCGAAATCTCGCAAGGCCGGCTCGAAGCGCTCCTCAACTTCCAGACGATGATCGCCGACCTGACCGGCCTGCCCGTCGCGAACGCGTCCCTGCTCGACGAGGCCACCGCCGCGGCCGAGGCGATGACGCTCGTCCGCCGCGCCGGCAAATCGGCGTCCCACCGGTTCGTCGTCGACGAGGACACCCTGCCCCAGACCCTCGCGGTGCTCCGGACCCGTGCCGAGCCGCTGGGCATCGAGCTGGTCGTCGAAGACCTGTCCCAGGGCTTGACCGGCCTCGGCCTCGGCGGCGACTTCTTCGGCATCCTGCTGGCCTACCCGGGCGCCTCGGGCGCGGTCCGCGAGTTCGACTTCACCATCGCCGACGCCAAGAAGCACGGCGCGGCGGTGATCGTCGCCGCCGACCCGCTCGCCCTGACGTTGCTGCGGCCGCCCGGCGAGCTGGGCGCCGACGTCGCGATCGGCTCGACGCAGCGGTTCGGCGTCCCGCTGGGCTTCGGCGGGCCGCACGCGGCGTACCTGGCCGTCCGCCGGGGTTTGGAGCGGCAGCTGCCCGGGCGGCTGGTCGGCGTCGCGAAGGACGCCGACGGCGCGCCCGCGTACCGGCTGGCCCTGCAGACCCGCGAGCAGCACATCCGCCGCGAGAAAGCGACGTCGAACATCTGCACCGCGCAGGTCCTGCTGGCCGTGATGGCGTCGATGTACGCGGTCTACCACGGCCCCGACGGGCTGCGCGGGATCGCGCTGCGGGCCCACCGGATGGCGACCGTGCTCGCGGCCGGCCTCTGCGAGGGCGGGGTCGAAGTCGTGCACGGCGAGTTCTTCGACACGATCACCGCGGCGGTGCCGGGCCGCGCGGCCGAGGTCGTCGCCACGGCCCGTGACCTCGGGCTGAACCTGCGGCGGATCGACGACGACCACGTCGGCGTCGCCTGCGACGAGACGACCACACGCGAACGGCTTTCGCTGGTGTGGAAGGCGTTCGGCGTCTCGGTGTCCGATGTGGACGGCCTGGACGAGGACACGGCGGACGCGCTCCCGGCGCCGCTGCGGCGCACGAGCGGCTTCCTCACCCACCCGGTGTTCCACGCCCACCGCTCCGAAACCGCGTTGCTGCGCTACCTGCGGGAGCTGTCGGACAAGGACGTCGCGCTCGACCGCAGCATGATCCCGCTCGGCTCGTGCACGATGAAACTCAACGCCACCGCCGAGATGGAACCGGTCACCTGGCCGGAGTTCGCCGGCCTGCACCCGTTCGCGCCGGCCGACGACGCCGCGGGCCTGCTGACGGTCGTCGCGGACCTCGAGGCCTGGCTGGCCCGGATCACCGGCTACGACGCGGTTTCCCTGCAGCCCAACGCCGGCAGCCAGGGTGAGTTCGCCGGCCTGCTGGCCATCCGCGCGTACCACCGCTCGCGCGGCGAGGGGGAGCGCGACGTCTGCCTGATCCCGGCCAGCGCGCACGGGACCAACGCCGCCAGTGCCGTGATGGCCGGCACGCGCGTGGTCGTGGTCCGCTGCGACGACGGCGGCAACATCGACCTCGGGCACCTGAAGTCCACAGTGGACGAGCACCGCGCCGACCTCGCGGCCGTCATGATCACCTACCCGTCGACGCACGGGGTCTACGAGGACACCGTCGGCGAGGTCTGCGCGCTGGTGCACGACGCCGGCGGCCAGGTGTACGTCGACGGCGCCAACCTCAACGCCCTCATCGGCGTGGCGCAGTACGGCCGGTTCGGCGCCGACGTCTCGCACCTCAACCTGCACAAGACGTTCTGCGTCCCGCACGGCGGCGGCGGGCCGGGTGTCGGCCCGATCGGCGTCCGCGCGCACCTCGCGCCGTTCCTGCCGAACCACCCGCTGCAGCCCGCCGCGGGACCGGCGACCGGCGTCGGCCCGGTCAGCGCGGCGCCGTGGGGCAGCGCGTCGATCCTGCCGATCTCGTGGGCGTACATCCGGATGATGGGCGCGTCCGGCCTTCGCCGGGCGACGCTCGTCGCGGTGGCCAACGCCAACTACGTCGCCCGCCGCCTCGCCGGGCACTACCCGGTGCTCTACGCCGGCCACGAAGGACTCGTCGCGCACGAGTGCGTCCTCGACCTCCGCCCGCTGACGAAGGCCACCGGTGTCACGGTCGACGACGTCGCCAAGCGGCTGGCGGACTACGGCCTGCACGCGCCGACGATGTCGTTCCCGGTCCCGGGCACGCTGATGGTGGAGCCGACCGAGAGCGAGGACCTGGCCGAGCTGGACCGTTTCTGCGCGGCGATGATCGCGATCCGCGCCGAGATCGACCGGGTCGCGGCGGGGGAGTGGCCTCTGGCGGACTCGCCCCTGCGGCACGCGCCGCACACGGCGCGCTGCGTCGCCGGGGAGTGGGACCGGCCCTACAGCCGCGAAACGGCGGTGTTCCCGGCCGGCGTCGGCGCGGCGAAGATCTGGCCGCCGGTGCGTCGCATCGACGGCGCGGCAGGTGACCGGAACCTCGTCTGTTCCTGCCCGCCGCCGGAGGCGTTCGCCTAG